In a single window of the Mesorhizobium shangrilense genome:
- the pstB gene encoding phosphate ABC transporter ATP-binding protein PstB — translation MNIMTDTTLEKAVSGSMDEMANEPIKLRGEKVCVHYGEKQALFDVDLNVRENQVTALIGPSGCGKSTFLRCLNRMNDTIDSARVSGKITLDGEDIYDRNIDVVELRARVGMVFQKPNPFPKSIYENVAYGPRIHGLGRTKADFDRIVESSLQKAALWNEVKDRLHEPGTGLSGGQQQRLCIARAIAVSPEVILMDEPCSALDPIATAKVEELIDELRQNYTIVIVTHSMQQAARVSQRTAMFHLGYLVEEGATDKMFTNPDDKRTQDYITGRFG, via the coding sequence ATGAACATCATGACCGATACGACCCTCGAGAAAGCCGTGAGCGGCAGCATGGACGAGATGGCCAACGAGCCGATCAAGTTGCGCGGCGAGAAGGTCTGCGTGCACTACGGCGAGAAGCAGGCGCTGTTCGACGTCGATCTGAACGTCCGTGAGAACCAGGTGACGGCGCTGATCGGCCCGTCGGGCTGCGGCAAGTCGACATTCCTGCGTTGCCTGAACCGCATGAACGACACCATCGACAGCGCCCGCGTCAGCGGCAAGATCACGTTGGACGGCGAGGACATCTACGACCGCAACATCGACGTGGTGGAACTCCGCGCCCGCGTCGGGATGGTGTTCCAGAAGCCCAACCCGTTTCCGAAGTCGATCTACGAGAACGTCGCCTACGGACCGCGCATCCACGGGCTCGGCCGCACCAAGGCCGATTTCGACCGCATCGTGGAGTCCAGCCTGCAGAAGGCGGCGCTGTGGAACGAGGTAAAGGACCGCCTGCACGAGCCCGGCACAGGGCTTTCCGGCGGCCAGCAGCAGCGCCTCTGCATCGCCCGCGCGATCGCCGTCAGTCCCGAGGTGATCCTGATGGACGAGCCGTGTTCCGCGCTCGATCCGATCGCCACGGCGAAGGTGGAGGAACTCATCGACGAGCTGCGCCAGAACTACACGATCGTCATCGTGACGCACTCCATGCAGCAGGCCGCGCGCGTGTCGCAGCGCACCGCGATGTTCCACCTCGGCTACCTGGTCGAGGAAGGGGCGACGGACAAGATGTTCACCAACCCCGACGACAAGCGCACGCAGGACTACATCACCGGCCGTTTCGGCTGA
- the phoU gene encoding phosphate signaling complex protein PhoU, whose translation MGEHTVSSFDEDLKHIHQLIRDMGEHAGRMVQAATRALLASDVALGQRVVSDDAIMDTKQRELDDRAIRLIALRQPMAQDLRAVVGAIRMAADLERIGDLAKNIAKRVGAVGMTAIPKAPSNSIELMAAQVLEQVEGVIEHYVGKDAEALVQLRVDDRQIDAKYTAVFRELLTYMMEDPRNITACTHLLFCAKNLERIGDHVTNIAENAYFVITGRQLPLNRPKLDETSASALAD comes from the coding sequence ATGGGCGAGCACACCGTCTCCTCCTTCGACGAGGACCTGAAGCATATCCATCAGCTCATCCGCGACATGGGCGAGCATGCCGGCCGGATGGTGCAGGCCGCGACCCGCGCGCTCTTGGCCTCCGACGTGGCGTTGGGGCAGCGTGTCGTCTCCGACGACGCGATCATGGACACCAAGCAGCGCGAGCTGGACGACCGTGCGATCAGGCTGATCGCCCTGCGCCAGCCTATGGCGCAGGACCTGCGCGCCGTGGTCGGGGCCATCCGCATGGCGGCCGATCTCGAACGCATCGGAGATCTCGCCAAGAACATCGCCAAGCGCGTCGGCGCGGTCGGAATGACGGCCATCCCCAAGGCGCCGTCCAACAGCATCGAGCTGATGGCCGCCCAGGTGCTCGAGCAGGTCGAAGGCGTCATCGAACACTATGTCGGCAAGGATGCCGAGGCGCTTGTCCAACTGCGCGTCGACGACCGCCAGATCGACGCCAAGTATACCGCGGTGTTCCGCGAGCTGCTGACCTACATGATGGAGGACCCGCGCAACATCACGGCCTGCACGCACCTCCTGTTCTGCGCCAAGAACCTGGAGCGCATCGGCGACCATGTCACCAACATCGCCGAGAACGCCTATTTCGTGATCACCGGCA